From one Drosophila subpulchrella strain 33 F10 #4 breed RU33 chromosome 3L, RU_Dsub_v1.1 Primary Assembly, whole genome shotgun sequence genomic stretch:
- the LOC119554008 gene encoding uncharacterized protein LOC119554008 isoform X2, giving the protein MENLEYVKIMQIHPHPIAKLFLRALQDLPNLKQLHICTPRRENFGKFHRLEYISIDVEISPKVLLRTCRSLTRLRTLHLSEQVSSSNLKDILEHLPLLQELSFYVDRCNKWGLFACHRYQRKSLEGIFEYLARERTLKILRVKGEIVAVPEAEYLANIKSLKSLDCSFTDPELVSYILSLTSLESLRITYLHSIDISSIYLDMIRQCKDLRLLSIFDYNINPDFVLRASKVLEDIESKNTLQLLIHGRRSSETMREFKSKALDRNNLLFRSITATELLKLI; this is encoded by the exons ATGGAAAATCTTGAGTATGTGAAGATAATGCAGATACATCCTCACCCGATcgctaaactttttttaagaGCGCTACAGGACTTACCCAATTTAAAGCAGTTGCATATATGCACTCCaa ggcGGGAGAATTTTGGTAAATTTCATCGCTTGGAGTACATCTCAATAGATGTGGAAATTTCTCCGAAAGTTTTGCTGCGAACTTGCCGATCCCTGACCAGATTAAGAACTCTTCATCTCTCTGAACAAGTGAGCAGCTCCAATCTCAAGGATATATTAGAGCATTTGCCACTTTTACAAGAACTGAGTTTTTATGTTGATCGATGCAATAAGTGGGGACTGTTCGCCTGCCATCGATATCAAAGAAAATCTCTTGAAGGTATTTTTGAGTACCTGGCTAGAGAAAGAACTTTGAAAATCCTCAGAGTCAAAGGAGAAATCGTTGCAGTCCCTGAAGCCGAATACCTGGCCAATATAAAATCACTAAAATCCCTGGATTGCAGTTTCACAGATCCCGAATTAGTGTCATATATTTTGTCGCTCACATCCTTGGAAAGCCTGCGAATTACGTATCTTCATTCCATAGATATATCTTCGATTTATTTGGATATGATTCGGCAATGCAAGGACCTTCGCTTGTTAAGCATCTTTGACTATAACATTAATCCTGACTTTGTTTTGAGAGCCTCAAAAGTACTGGAAGATATTGAGTCAAAGAATACGTTACAACTATTGATCCACGGCCGTCGGAGCTCAGAAACGATGAGGGAGTTTAAGTCGAAGGCCTTGGACCGGAATAATCTGTTATTTCGTTCTATAACAGCCACTGAACTTTTAAAGTTAATATGA
- the LOC119554008 gene encoding uncharacterized protein LOC119554008 isoform X1: MDVTGILQLNDYCLDLILQFMNTKDRINFAYTCSRFRYVFLIWSRRGHSNFSIIGIVEPWELKLLSLIAKSVRTLNFFVDDLVCSFNDSYSSNKRKNAVFKFCNLILRMENLEYVKIMQIHPHPIAKLFLRALQDLPNLKQLHICTPRRENFGKFHRLEYISIDVEISPKVLLRTCRSLTRLRTLHLSEQVSSSNLKDILEHLPLLQELSFYVDRCNKWGLFACHRYQRKSLEGIFEYLARERTLKILRVKGEIVAVPEAEYLANIKSLKSLDCSFTDPELVSYILSLTSLESLRITYLHSIDISSIYLDMIRQCKDLRLLSIFDYNINPDFVLRASKVLEDIESKNTLQLLIHGRRSSETMREFKSKALDRNNLLFRSITATELLKLI, encoded by the exons ATGGATGTCACTGGAATTTTGCAACTCAATGATTATTGTCTCGATTTAATATTACAATTTATGAATACAAAAGATAGAATCAATTTTGCCTACACCTGTTCCAGATTCCGATATGTTTTTCTTATCTGGTCACGTCGTGGACATTCAAATTTTTCTATTATTGGTATCGTTGAACCCTGGGAATTGAAATTACTAAGCCTTATAGCAAAAAGTGTAAGAACGCtcaatttttttgttgatgatttgGTGTGTTCATTTAATGACAGTTATTCAAGTAATAAACGCAAAAATGCTGTTTTCAAATTCTGCAACCTGATCCTAAGAATGGAAAATCTTGAGTATGTGAAGATAATGCAGATACATCCTCACCCGATcgctaaactttttttaagaGCGCTACAGGACTTACCCAATTTAAAGCAGTTGCATATATGCACTCCaa ggcGGGAGAATTTTGGTAAATTTCATCGCTTGGAGTACATCTCAATAGATGTGGAAATTTCTCCGAAAGTTTTGCTGCGAACTTGCCGATCCCTGACCAGATTAAGAACTCTTCATCTCTCTGAACAAGTGAGCAGCTCCAATCTCAAGGATATATTAGAGCATTTGCCACTTTTACAAGAACTGAGTTTTTATGTTGATCGATGCAATAAGTGGGGACTGTTCGCCTGCCATCGATATCAAAGAAAATCTCTTGAAGGTATTTTTGAGTACCTGGCTAGAGAAAGAACTTTGAAAATCCTCAGAGTCAAAGGAGAAATCGTTGCAGTCCCTGAAGCCGAATACCTGGCCAATATAAAATCACTAAAATCCCTGGATTGCAGTTTCACAGATCCCGAATTAGTGTCATATATTTTGTCGCTCACATCCTTGGAAAGCCTGCGAATTACGTATCTTCATTCCATAGATATATCTTCGATTTATTTGGATATGATTCGGCAATGCAAGGACCTTCGCTTGTTAAGCATCTTTGACTATAACATTAATCCTGACTTTGTTTTGAGAGCCTCAAAAGTACTGGAAGATATTGAGTCAAAGAATACGTTACAACTATTGATCCACGGCCGTCGGAGCTCAGAAACGATGAGGGAGTTTAAGTCGAAGGCCTTGGACCGGAATAATCTGTTATTTCGTTCTATAACAGCCACTGAACTTTTAAAGTTAATATGA